A window from Acinonyx jubatus isolate Ajub_Pintada_27869175 chromosome E1, VMU_Ajub_asm_v1.0, whole genome shotgun sequence encodes these proteins:
- the DHX58 gene encoding ATP-dependent RNA helicase DHX58 codes for MIRSDSRRELRPYQWEVIMPALEGRNIIIWLPTGAGKTRAAAYVAKRHLETVDGAKVVVLVNRVHLVTQHCEEFSRMLDKRWAITTLSGDMGPRAGFGHLARSHDLLICTAELLQMALTSPEEEEHVELNAFSLLVVDECHHTHKDTVYNIILSRYLQHKLQRTRPLPQVLGLTASPGTGGASTLDGAIDHILQLCANLDTWRIMSPQNYRPQLQEHSPQPCKQYNLCHRRSQDPFGDMLKKLMERIHNRLDMPELSRDFGTQTYEQQVVELSQDAAEAGLQQRRVYALHLRRYNDALLIHHTVRAVDALASLREFYDRERATKTQVLHAERWLLAQFNDYKNELADLATRSPENPKLEMLEQILQEQFGSSDGHRGILFTQTRQSAHSLLLWLQQQPGLQILDIRADLLIGAGNSSQNTHMTQRDQQEVIRKFRAGILNLLVATSVAEEGLDIPQCNVVVRYGLLTNEISMVQARGRARAGQSVYSFVATQGSRELRRELTNEALETLMERAVAAVQKMDEAEYQAKIRDLQRAALVKRAAQAAQRENQRQQFLAEQVQLLCINCMVAVGHGSDLRKVEGAHHVNVNPNFSIYYTVSRGPVVIDRTFKDWKPGGAIHCRNCGEAWGLQMIYKSVKLPALKVRSMLLETPRGRVQAKKWSRVPFLVPDFDYLQHCTQNLSDFTLD; via the exons ATGATCAGATCAGATTCCAG AAGGGAGCTGCGACCCTACCAGTGGGAGGTGATCATGCCTGCCCTGGAGGGCAGGAATATCATCATATGGCTGCCCACGGGGGCTGGGAAGACCCGGGCAGCTGCTTATGTGGCCAAGAGGCATCTAGAGACTGTGGACGGAGCCAAGGTGGTCGTACTGGTCAACAGG gtgcACCTGGTGACCCAGCATTGCGAGGAGTTCAGCCGCATGCTGGACAAACGCTGGGCCATTACAACCCTGAGTGGGGACATGGGGCCACGAGCTGGCTTTGGCCACCTGGCCCGGAGCCATGACCTGCTCATCTGCACAGCCGAGCTGCTACAGATGGCACTGACCAGCCCCGAGGAGGAGGAGCACGTGGAGCTGAACG CCTTCTCCCTGCTTGTGGTGGATGAGTGTCACCACACGCACAAAGACACCGTCTACAACATCATCCTGAGCCGGTATCTACAGCACAAACTCCAGAGGACACGGCCCCTGCCCCAGGTGCTGGGTCTCACAGCCTCCCCAGGCACTGGTGGGGCGTCCACACTTGATGGGGCGATTGACCACATCCTGCAG CTCTGTGCCAACCTGGACACGTGGCGCATCATGTCACCCCAGAACTACCGCCCCCAGCTGCAGGAGCACAGTCCTCAGCCCTGCAAACAGTACAACCTCTGCCACAGGCGCAGCCAA GACCCATTTGGGGACATGCTGAAGAAGCTCATGGAGCGAATCCACAACCGCCTGGATATGCCGGAGTTGAGCCGGGACTTCGGGACGCAGACTTACGAGCAGCAGGTGGTGGAGCTGAGCCAGGATG CGGCCGAGGCCGGGCTCCAGCAGCGCCGGGTGTACGCGCTACACCTGCGGCGCTACAACGATGCGCTGCTCATCCACCACACGGTCCGTGCTGTGGACGCACTGGCCTCGCTGCGGGAGTTCTACGACAGGGAGCGCGCCACTAAGACCCAGGTCCTGCATGCCGAGCGCTGGCTGCTGGCACAGTTCAATG ACTACAAGAATGAGCTGGCCGACCTGGCGACACGTAGCCCGGAGAACCCCAAACTGGAGATGCTAGAACAGATCCTGCAAGAGCAGTTCGGAAGCTCCGACGGCCACCGGGGCATCCTCTTCACCCAGACCCGCCAGAGCGCTCACTCTCTCCTGCTCTGGCTTCAGCAGCAGCCGGGCCTGCAGATACTGGACATCAGGGCTGACCTGCTGATTGGGGCTGGGAACAGCAGCCAGAACACCCATATGACCCAG AGAGACCAGCAAGAAGTGATCCGGAAGTTCCGGGCTGGCATCCTGAACCTCCTGGTGGCTACAAGCGTGGCGGAAGAGGGGCTAGACATCCCCCAGTGCAATGTGGTGGTGCGCTATGGGCTCCTGACCAACGAGATCTCCATGGTCCAG GCCAGGGGCCGTGCCCGGGCTGGTCAGAGTGTGTACTCGTTTGTGGCGACCCAAGGCAGTCGGGAGCTGCGGCGGGAGCTGACCAACGAGGCGCTGGAGACTTTGATGGAGCGGGCCGTGGCTGCCGTGCAGAAGATGGATGAGGCCGAGTACCAGGCCAAG ATCCGGGATCTGCAGCGGGCAGCCCTGGTCAAGCGGGCTGCCCAGGCAGCCCAGCGGGAGAATCAGCGGCAGCAGTTCCTGGCCGAGCAGGTGCAGCTTCTCTGCATCAACTGCATGGTGGCCGTGGGCCACGGGAGTGACCTGCGGAAGGTGGAGGGCGCCCATCACGTCAACGTGAACCCCAACTTCTC GATCTACTACACTGTCTCCCGGGGGCCTGTGGTCATCGACAGAACCTTCAAGGACTGGAAGCCTGGGGGTGCCATTCACTGCAGGAACTGTGGAGAG GCCTGGGGTCTGCAGATGATCTACAAGTCAGTGAAGCTGCCAGCGCTCAAAGTTCGCAGCATGCTTCTAGAGACACCCCGAGGGAGAGTCCAGGCCAAGAAGTGGTCCCGTGTGCCCTTCCTCGTGCCTGACTTTGACTACCTGCAACACTGTACCCAGAACCTGTCTGACTTCACCCTGGATTGA
- the KAT2A gene encoding histone acetyltransferase KAT2A isoform X1 yields MAEPTQASTPAPATQSRPLQSPAPAPTPTPAPSPASAPTPAPTPAPAPAPAAAPAGSTGTGAPGVGSGGTGSGGDPARPGLSQQQRASQRKAQVRGLPRAKKLEKLGVFSACKANETCKCNGWKNPKPPTAPRMDLQQPAANLSELCRSCEHPLADHVSHLENVSEEEINRLLGMVVDVENLFMSVHKEEDTDTKQVYFYLFKLLRKCILQMTRPVVEGSLGSPPFEKPNIEQGVLNFVQYKFSHLAPRERQTMFELSKMFLLCLNYWKLETPAQFRQRSQAEDVATYKVNYTRWLCYCHVPQSCDSLPRYETTHIFGRSLLRSIFTVTRRQLLEKFRVEKDKLVPEKRTLILTHFPKFLSMLEEEIYGANSPIWESGFTMPPSEGTQLVPRPGTRPATVSAAVVPSAPIFSPTMGGGSNSSLSLDSGGAEPMPGEKRKLPENLTLEDAKRLRVMGDIPMELVNEVMLTITDPAAMLGPETSLLSANAARDETARLEERRGIIEFHVIGNSLTPKANRRVLLWLVGLQNVFSHQLPRMPKEYIARLVFDPKHKTLALIKDGRVIGGICFRMFPTQGFTEIVFCAVTSNEQVKGYGTHLMNHLKEYHIKHNILYFLTYADEYAIGYFKKQGFSKDIKVPKSRYLGYIKDYEGATLMECELNPRIPYTELSHIIKKQKEIIKKLIERKQAQIRKVYPGLSCFKEGVRQIPVESVPGIRETGWKPLGKEKGKELKDPDQLYTTLKNLLAQIKSHPSAWPFMEPVKKSEAPDYYEVIRFPIDLKTMTERLRSRYYVTRKLFVADLQRVIANCREYNPPDSEYCRCASALEKFFYFKLKEGGLIDK; encoded by the exons ATGGCGGAACCTACCCAGGCCTCAACCCCGGCGCCGGCCACGCAGTCCCGTCCCCTTCAgtctccagcccctgccccaacTCCGACTCCTGCCCCCAGCCCGGCTTCAGCCCCGACTCCGGCTCCCACTCCGGCACCAGCCCCCGCCCCAGCTGCAGCCCCAGCCGGGAGCACAGGGACTGGGGCTCCCGGGGTAGGAAGTGGGGGGACCGGGAGCGGAGGGGATCCGGCTCGACCTGGCCTGAGCCAGCAGCAGCGCGCCAGCCAGAGGAAGGCGCAAGTCCGGGGGCTGCCGCGCGCCAAGAAGCTTGAGAAGCTAGGGGTCTTCTCGGCTTgcaag GCCAATGAAACCTGCAAGTGTAATGGCTGGAAAAACCCCAAGCCCCCCACTGCACCCCGCATGGACCTACAGCAGCCAGCTGCCAACCTGAGCGAGCTATGTCGCAGCTGTGAGCACCCCTTGG CTGACCACGTGTCCCACCTGGAGAATGTGTCAGAGGAGGAGATTAACCGGCTACTGGGTATGGTGGTGGACGTGGAGAACCTATTCATGTCTGTTCATAAGGAGGAGGACACAGACACTAAGCAGGTGTATTTCTACCTCTTCAAG cttctgCGGAAATGCATCCTGCAGATGACCCGGCCAGTGGTGGAGGGCTCCCTGGGCAGTCCCCCGTTTGAGAAGCCTAATATTGAACAG GGTGTGCTGAACTTTGTGCAATACAAGTTTAGTCACCTCGCCCCTCGGGAGCGGCAGACGATGTTTGAGCTCTCAAAGATGTTCCTGCTCTGCCTTAACTACTGGAAACTTGAGACGCCTGCCCAATTTCGGCAGCGGTCTCAGGCTGAGGACGTGGCTACCTACAAGGTCAATTATACCAG ATGGCTCTGCTACTGCCACGTGCCCCAGAGCTGTGATAGCCTCCCCCGCTACGAGACCACTCACATCTTTGGGCGAAGCCTTCTCCGCTCCATCTTCACTGTGACCCGGCGGCAGCTGCTAGAGAAATTCCGGGTGGAAAAGGACAAGCTGGTGCCTGAGAAGAGGACCCTCATCCTCACCCACTTCCCAAA ATTCCTGTCCATGCTGGAGGAGGAGATCTATGGGGCGAACTCTCCGATCTGGGAGTCGGGCTTCACCATGCCGCCCTCAGAGGGGACCCAGCTGGTGCCCAGGCCAGGTACACGCCCTG CTACGGTCAGCGCGGCAGTTGTTCCCAGCGCCCCCATCTTCAGCCCCACCATGGGTGGGGGCAGCAACAGCTCCTTGAGTCTGGATTCCGGAGGGGCTGAGCCCATGCCAG GTGAGAAGAGGAAGCTCCCAGAGAACCTGACCCTGGAGGATGCCAAGCGGCTCCGCGTGATGGGCGACATCCCCATGGAGTTGGTCAACGAGGTCATGCTCACCATCACTGACCCTGCCGCCATGCTGGGGCCTGAG ACGAGCCTGCTGTCTGCCAACGCAGCCCGGGACGAGACGGCCCGCCTAGAGGAGCGCCGCGGCATCATTGAGTTCCATGTCATCGGCAACTCACTGACGCCCAAGGCCAACCGGCGGGTATTGCTGTGGCTCGTGGGGCTGCAGAATGTCTTCTCCCACCAGCTGCCGCGCATGCCCAAGGAGTACATCGCCCGCCTCGTCTTTGACCC GAAGCACAAGACTCTGGCCTTGATCAAGGATGGGCGGGTCATTGGTGGGATCTGCTTCCGCATGTTTCCCACCCAGGGCTTCACAGAGATTGTCTTCTGTGCTGTCACCTCAAATGAGCAAGTCAAG GGCTATGGGACTCACCTGATGAACCACTTGAAGGAGTATCACATCAAACACAACATTCTCTACTTCCTCACCTATGCCGACGAGTACGCCATTGGCTACTTCAAAAAGCAG GGCTTCTCCAAGGACATCAAGGTTCCCAAGAGCCGCTACCTGGGCTACATTAAGGACTATGAGGGTGCAACATTGATGGAGTGTGAGCTGAATCCCCGGATCCCCTACACGGAGCTGTCCCACATCATCAAAAAGCAGAAggag ATCATCAAGAAGCTGATTGAGCGCAAACAAGCCCAGATCCGAAAGGTCTACCCCGGGCTCAGCTGCTTCAAGGAGGGTGTGAGGCAGATCCCTGTGGAGAGTGTCCCCGGCATTC GAGAGACAGGCTGGAAGCCgttggggaaggagaaagg GAAGGAGCTGAAGGATCCAGACCAGCTCTACACAACCCTCAAAAACTTGCTGGCCCAGATCAAG TCACACCCCAGTGCCTGGCCCTTCATGGAGCCTGTGAAGAAGTCAGAGGCCCCTGACTACTATGAGGTCATCCGCTTCCCTATTG ACCTGAAGACCATGACGGAGCGACTGCGCAGCCGCTACTATGTCACCCGGAAGCTCTTTGTGGCTGACCTGCAGCGGGTCATTGCCAACTGCCGCGAGTACAACCCCCCGGACAGCGAGTACTGCCGCTGTGCCAGCGCCCTGGAGAAGTTCTTCTACTTCAAGCTCAAGGAGGGGGGCCTCATTGACAAGTAG
- the KAT2A gene encoding histone acetyltransferase KAT2A isoform X2, translating into MAEPTQASTPAPATQSRPLQSPAPAPTPTPAPSPASAPTPAPTPAPAPAPAAAPAGSTGTGAPGVGSGGTGSGGDPARPGLSQQQRASQRKAQVRGLPRAKKLEKLGVFSACKANETCKCNGWKNPKPPTAPRMDLQQPAANLSELCRSCEHPLADHVSHLENVSEEEINRLLGMVVDVENLFMSVHKEEDTDTKQVYFYLFKLLRKCILQMTRPVVEGSLGSPPFEKPNIEQGVLNFVQYKFSHLAPRERQTMFELSKMFLLCLNYWKLETPAQFRQRSQAEDVATYKVNYTRWLCYCHVPQSCDSLPRYETTHIFGRSLLRSIFTVTRRQLLEKFRVEKDKLVPEKRTLILTHFPKFLSMLEEEIYGANSPIWESGFTMPPSEGTQLVPRPATVSAAVVPSAPIFSPTMGGGSNSSLSLDSGGAEPMPGEKRKLPENLTLEDAKRLRVMGDIPMELVNEVMLTITDPAAMLGPETSLLSANAARDETARLEERRGIIEFHVIGNSLTPKANRRVLLWLVGLQNVFSHQLPRMPKEYIARLVFDPKHKTLALIKDGRVIGGICFRMFPTQGFTEIVFCAVTSNEQVKGYGTHLMNHLKEYHIKHNILYFLTYADEYAIGYFKKQGFSKDIKVPKSRYLGYIKDYEGATLMECELNPRIPYTELSHIIKKQKEIIKKLIERKQAQIRKVYPGLSCFKEGVRQIPVESVPGIRETGWKPLGKEKGKELKDPDQLYTTLKNLLAQIKSHPSAWPFMEPVKKSEAPDYYEVIRFPIDLKTMTERLRSRYYVTRKLFVADLQRVIANCREYNPPDSEYCRCASALEKFFYFKLKEGGLIDK; encoded by the exons ATGGCGGAACCTACCCAGGCCTCAACCCCGGCGCCGGCCACGCAGTCCCGTCCCCTTCAgtctccagcccctgccccaacTCCGACTCCTGCCCCCAGCCCGGCTTCAGCCCCGACTCCGGCTCCCACTCCGGCACCAGCCCCCGCCCCAGCTGCAGCCCCAGCCGGGAGCACAGGGACTGGGGCTCCCGGGGTAGGAAGTGGGGGGACCGGGAGCGGAGGGGATCCGGCTCGACCTGGCCTGAGCCAGCAGCAGCGCGCCAGCCAGAGGAAGGCGCAAGTCCGGGGGCTGCCGCGCGCCAAGAAGCTTGAGAAGCTAGGGGTCTTCTCGGCTTgcaag GCCAATGAAACCTGCAAGTGTAATGGCTGGAAAAACCCCAAGCCCCCCACTGCACCCCGCATGGACCTACAGCAGCCAGCTGCCAACCTGAGCGAGCTATGTCGCAGCTGTGAGCACCCCTTGG CTGACCACGTGTCCCACCTGGAGAATGTGTCAGAGGAGGAGATTAACCGGCTACTGGGTATGGTGGTGGACGTGGAGAACCTATTCATGTCTGTTCATAAGGAGGAGGACACAGACACTAAGCAGGTGTATTTCTACCTCTTCAAG cttctgCGGAAATGCATCCTGCAGATGACCCGGCCAGTGGTGGAGGGCTCCCTGGGCAGTCCCCCGTTTGAGAAGCCTAATATTGAACAG GGTGTGCTGAACTTTGTGCAATACAAGTTTAGTCACCTCGCCCCTCGGGAGCGGCAGACGATGTTTGAGCTCTCAAAGATGTTCCTGCTCTGCCTTAACTACTGGAAACTTGAGACGCCTGCCCAATTTCGGCAGCGGTCTCAGGCTGAGGACGTGGCTACCTACAAGGTCAATTATACCAG ATGGCTCTGCTACTGCCACGTGCCCCAGAGCTGTGATAGCCTCCCCCGCTACGAGACCACTCACATCTTTGGGCGAAGCCTTCTCCGCTCCATCTTCACTGTGACCCGGCGGCAGCTGCTAGAGAAATTCCGGGTGGAAAAGGACAAGCTGGTGCCTGAGAAGAGGACCCTCATCCTCACCCACTTCCCAAA ATTCCTGTCCATGCTGGAGGAGGAGATCTATGGGGCGAACTCTCCGATCTGGGAGTCGGGCTTCACCATGCCGCCCTCAGAGGGGACCCAGCTGGTGCCCAGGCCAG CTACGGTCAGCGCGGCAGTTGTTCCCAGCGCCCCCATCTTCAGCCCCACCATGGGTGGGGGCAGCAACAGCTCCTTGAGTCTGGATTCCGGAGGGGCTGAGCCCATGCCAG GTGAGAAGAGGAAGCTCCCAGAGAACCTGACCCTGGAGGATGCCAAGCGGCTCCGCGTGATGGGCGACATCCCCATGGAGTTGGTCAACGAGGTCATGCTCACCATCACTGACCCTGCCGCCATGCTGGGGCCTGAG ACGAGCCTGCTGTCTGCCAACGCAGCCCGGGACGAGACGGCCCGCCTAGAGGAGCGCCGCGGCATCATTGAGTTCCATGTCATCGGCAACTCACTGACGCCCAAGGCCAACCGGCGGGTATTGCTGTGGCTCGTGGGGCTGCAGAATGTCTTCTCCCACCAGCTGCCGCGCATGCCCAAGGAGTACATCGCCCGCCTCGTCTTTGACCC GAAGCACAAGACTCTGGCCTTGATCAAGGATGGGCGGGTCATTGGTGGGATCTGCTTCCGCATGTTTCCCACCCAGGGCTTCACAGAGATTGTCTTCTGTGCTGTCACCTCAAATGAGCAAGTCAAG GGCTATGGGACTCACCTGATGAACCACTTGAAGGAGTATCACATCAAACACAACATTCTCTACTTCCTCACCTATGCCGACGAGTACGCCATTGGCTACTTCAAAAAGCAG GGCTTCTCCAAGGACATCAAGGTTCCCAAGAGCCGCTACCTGGGCTACATTAAGGACTATGAGGGTGCAACATTGATGGAGTGTGAGCTGAATCCCCGGATCCCCTACACGGAGCTGTCCCACATCATCAAAAAGCAGAAggag ATCATCAAGAAGCTGATTGAGCGCAAACAAGCCCAGATCCGAAAGGTCTACCCCGGGCTCAGCTGCTTCAAGGAGGGTGTGAGGCAGATCCCTGTGGAGAGTGTCCCCGGCATTC GAGAGACAGGCTGGAAGCCgttggggaaggagaaagg GAAGGAGCTGAAGGATCCAGACCAGCTCTACACAACCCTCAAAAACTTGCTGGCCCAGATCAAG TCACACCCCAGTGCCTGGCCCTTCATGGAGCCTGTGAAGAAGTCAGAGGCCCCTGACTACTATGAGGTCATCCGCTTCCCTATTG ACCTGAAGACCATGACGGAGCGACTGCGCAGCCGCTACTATGTCACCCGGAAGCTCTTTGTGGCTGACCTGCAGCGGGTCATTGCCAACTGCCGCGAGTACAACCCCCCGGACAGCGAGTACTGCCGCTGTGCCAGCGCCCTGGAGAAGTTCTTCTACTTCAAGCTCAAGGAGGGGGGCCTCATTGACAAGTAG
- the HSPB9 gene encoding heat shock protein beta-9, which produces MQRVGSGLPSRSRVASPCPSAALAEQNQVATLPVRLLRDDSAASQNNFPVEDGFQMKVDTYGFTPDELLVQVDGQCLMVTGKRQLEGCSPDGAGYRVAHRVHRQMQLPPDLDPAAMTCSLTPSGQLCVRGQCWALPPPEAQTGPSLRLRGRGSNKGQPSLTR; this is translated from the coding sequence ATGCAGCGGGTCGGTAGCGGTCTCCCCAGCAGGAGCCGGGTGGCATCCCCCTGTCCCAGCGCAGCCCTCGCTGAACAGAACCAGGTGGCCACGCTACCGGTACGGCTGCTCAGGGACGATTCGGCAGCTTCGCAGAACAACTTCCCCGTGGAGGATGGCTTCCAGATGAAGGTGGATACCTACGGCTTCACTCCCGACGAGCTGCTGGTGCAAGTGGACGGCCAATGTCTGATGGTGACGGGCAAGCGGCAACTGGAGGGCTGCAGCCCGGACGGGGCTGGCTACCGCGTAGCGCACAGGGTGCACCGGCAGATGCAACTACCACCGGACCTGGATCCAGCCGCCATGACCTGCAGCCTGACTCCCTCGGGCCAGCTGTGCGTCCGAGGCCAGTGCTGGGCGCTGCCTCCCCCTGAGGCCCAAACAGGGCCATCCCTGAGACTCCGGGGCCGTGGCTCTAATAAGGGTCAACCTAGCCTGACCCGATAA
- the RAB5C gene encoding ras-related protein Rab-5C encodes MAGRGGAARPNGPAAGNKICQFKLVLLGESAVGKSSLVLRFVKGQFHEYQESTIGAAFLTQTVCLDDTTVKFEIWDTAGQERYHSLAPMYYRGAQAAIVVYDITNTDTFARAKNWVKELQRQASPNIVIALAGNKADLASKRAVEFQEAQAYAEDNSLLFMETSAKTAMNVNEIFMAIAKKLPKNEPQNAAGAPGRNRGVDLQENNPASRSQCCSN; translated from the exons ATGGCGGGTCGGGGAGGTGCAGCGCGACCCAACGGACCAGCCGCTGGGAACAAGATCTGTCAGTTTAAGCTGGTCCTGCTCGGGGAGTCTGCAGTGGGCAAATCCAGCCTCGTGCTCCGCTTTGTCAAGGGACAGTTCCATGAGTACCAGGAGAGCACCATTGGAG CGGCCTTCCTCACACAGACGGTCTGTTTGGACGACACAACAGTCAAATTTGAGATCTGGGACACAGCTGGACAGGAGCGGTATCACAGCCTGGCCCCCATGTACTATCGGGGGGCCCAAGCTGCCATCGTGGTCTATGACATCACCAACACA GATACATTTGCACGGGCCAAGAACTGGGTGAAGGAGCTACAGAGGCAGGCTAGCCCCAACATCGTCATCGCACTTGCAGGGAACAAGGCGGACCTGGCCAGCAAGAGAGCCGTGGAGTTCCAG GAAGCACAAGCCTATGCGGAAGACAACAGTCTGCTGTTCATGGAGACATCAGCAAAGACTGCGATGAACGTGAATGAAATTTTCATGGCAATAG CTAAGAAGCTTCCCAAGAACGAGCCCCAGAATGCAGCTGGTGCTCCAGGCCGGAACCGAGGCGTGGACCTCCAGGAGAACAACCCAGCCAGCCGGAGCCAGTGCTGCAGCAACTGA